One genomic region from Ornithinicoccus hortensis encodes:
- a CDS encoding SAM-dependent methyltransferase — MTWTPWDDAWQQALYGPEGFYRRPEGPAGHFATSAQGLGPAGAVLAGAVRELAGRVGARTVVEVGAGRGELLTALAALPGAPEEVATVAGPVAPGPVQLLGVDVVPRPSGLPADVGWRVSPGGAALPEDLTGLRDVLVLAHEWLDVVPCPVVERDAAGVWHTVEVDRTGTERHGGAVAGADLQWLEAHVPGDVWRTEVGRPRDAAFADLTSRVDRGAVLVVDYGHTRAGRPPGGTLTAYRNGVQVPPVPDGSCDLTAHVAVDTLGADRLVRQRDALRDLLGPATLPPHELAGRDPAAYLAALARSTARTAITASGGPGDFWWALSGCGGAPLG, encoded by the coding sequence GTGACCTGGACCCCGTGGGACGACGCCTGGCAGCAGGCGCTCTACGGCCCCGAGGGTTTCTACCGGCGTCCGGAGGGCCCGGCCGGCCACTTCGCCACCTCCGCCCAGGGGCTCGGACCGGCCGGGGCCGTCCTGGCCGGTGCGGTCCGGGAGCTCGCCGGGCGGGTCGGTGCCCGCACCGTCGTCGAGGTCGGGGCCGGGCGCGGGGAGTTGCTCACGGCCCTGGCCGCCCTCCCGGGTGCCCCGGAGGAGGTCGCCACCGTTGCCGGGCCGGTGGCACCCGGCCCCGTGCAGTTGCTCGGCGTGGACGTCGTCCCGCGACCGTCGGGCCTCCCGGCAGACGTGGGCTGGCGGGTCTCCCCCGGCGGCGCGGCGCTGCCCGAGGACCTGACCGGCCTGCGGGACGTCCTGGTCCTGGCGCACGAGTGGCTCGACGTCGTGCCCTGCCCGGTCGTGGAGCGGGATGCCGCCGGGGTCTGGCACACGGTGGAGGTCGACCGGACCGGGACGGAGCGTCATGGCGGCGCGGTGGCCGGGGCAGACCTGCAGTGGCTGGAGGCCCACGTGCCCGGCGACGTCTGGCGGACCGAGGTGGGCCGGCCCAGGGACGCCGCCTTCGCCGACCTGACGAGCCGTGTCGACCGTGGCGCCGTGCTCGTCGTCGACTACGGCCACACCCGGGCCGGCCGACCTCCCGGTGGCACCCTCACGGCATACCGCAACGGGGTGCAGGTCCCACCCGTGCCGGACGGGTCCTGCGACCTGACGGCCCACGTGGCCGTGGACACCCTGGGCGCCGACCGCCTGGTCCGGCAGCGGGACGCGCTGCGCGACCTGCTCGGCCCGGCCACGCTCCCCCCGCACGAACTCGCGGGACGCGACCCCGCGGCATACCTGGCCGCCCTGGCCCGGTCGACCGCCCGCACCGCGATCACCGCATCCGGCGGACCCGGCGACTTCTGGTGGGCGCTGAGCGGCTGCGGCGGGGCCCCGCTCGGCTAG
- the ligD gene encoding non-homologous end-joining DNA ligase produces the protein MRPMLATPGRPPGRAAAPVPDGPGWAHELKWDGIRLLAEVTDGTLRLSTRTERDVTVAFPELGPLVGVAEDLLLDGELVSLADGIPSFQRLAERVHTTSARKAAQLAAARPATYIAFDLLRVDGLDLTVLPWSQRRDALERILPERGPWQVSPVYADGRGLLAATAEQGLEGIVSKRRDSAYLPGVRSPDWVKFPHRATTSWVVGGWRPETGRSRLGALLVGAPAPGGLTFRGRVGSGLAGKAGAALQEHLAALPRVDCPFVDEVPAVDRAGATWVRPELVVDVASLGLTGAGRLRQPSYQGWRPDLTPEEL, from the coding sequence ATGCGCCCCATGCTCGCCACTCCGGGACGGCCGCCCGGTCGCGCCGCAGCCCCCGTCCCCGACGGTCCCGGCTGGGCCCACGAGCTGAAGTGGGACGGGATCCGGCTGCTGGCCGAGGTCACCGACGGCACGCTGCGGCTGAGCACCCGCACCGAGCGGGACGTCACCGTGGCATTCCCCGAGCTCGGTCCCCTCGTCGGCGTCGCCGAGGACCTCCTGCTGGACGGCGAGCTCGTCTCGCTGGCCGACGGGATCCCCTCCTTCCAGCGACTCGCCGAGCGGGTGCACACCACGTCGGCACGCAAGGCGGCACAGCTGGCGGCCGCCCGTCCCGCCACCTACATCGCCTTCGACCTGCTGCGGGTCGACGGGTTGGACCTCACCGTGCTGCCGTGGAGCCAGCGCCGCGACGCGCTGGAGCGCATCCTGCCCGAGCGTGGGCCCTGGCAGGTGTCCCCGGTGTATGCCGACGGCCGGGGGCTGCTTGCGGCGACCGCCGAGCAGGGGCTGGAGGGGATCGTCAGCAAGCGGCGCGACTCGGCATACCTCCCGGGCGTGCGCAGCCCGGACTGGGTGAAGTTCCCGCACCGGGCGACCACCAGCTGGGTGGTCGGCGGGTGGCGCCCGGAGACCGGCCGCTCCCGCCTCGGCGCCCTGCTCGTGGGCGCCCCCGCCCCCGGCGGGTTGACCTTCCGCGGGCGGGTGGGCAGCGGGCTCGCCGGGAAGGCCGGCGCCGCGCTGCAGGAGCACCTGGCGGCGCTGCCCCGGGTGGACTGCCCGTTCGTCGACGAGGTGCCGGCCGTGGACCGGGCGGGGGCGACCTGGGTGCGACCCGAGCTCGTGGTGGACGTCGCGTCGCTGGGCCTGACCGGGGCGGGACGGTTGCGCCAGCCCAGCTACCAGGGCTGGCGACCCGACCTGACGCCGGAGGAGCTCTGA
- a CDS encoding methylated-DNA--[protein]-cysteine S-methyltransferase yields MDATTGTGPGRVRVEVGSPIGTLTLVADGDRLAGVYMEAHRHAPPPEAWGPRVDPGQAPPVLRDTASQLSAYFAGELTHFDLPLAPAGTEFQQRVWSTLRTIPYGTTWSYAQLAERIGAPGAARAVGLANGRNPISIVVPCHRVVGADGSLTGYGGGVERKRTLLLLEERVSGASLW; encoded by the coding sequence ATGGACGCCACGACCGGCACGGGTCCCGGCCGGGTCCGGGTCGAGGTGGGGAGCCCGATCGGGACGCTCACGCTGGTGGCCGACGGCGACCGCCTGGCGGGGGTCTACATGGAGGCGCACCGGCACGCACCCCCGCCCGAGGCGTGGGGGCCGCGCGTCGACCCGGGGCAGGCCCCGCCGGTGCTGCGCGACACGGCCAGCCAGCTGTCGGCATACTTCGCCGGCGAACTCACCCACTTCGACCTGCCGCTGGCGCCGGCCGGCACGGAGTTCCAACAGCGGGTGTGGTCCACCCTGCGGACGATCCCGTACGGCACCACCTGGAGCTACGCCCAGCTGGCCGAGCGGATCGGCGCCCCCGGCGCCGCACGGGCCGTCGGGCTGGCCAACGGACGGAATCCGATCAGCATCGTCGTACCCTGCCACCGGGTGGTCGGCGCCGACGGGTCGCTGACCGGCTACGGCGGTGGCGTGGAGCGCAAGCGGACCCTCCTGCTGCTCGAGGAGCGGGTCAGCGGCGCTTCGTTGTGGTGA
- a CDS encoding Ku protein produces MRAIWKGAVSFGLVNVPVRLYSATENHDLSFHQVRRSDGSRIKYKRVAQADGEEVPYKEIAKAYETADGKTVVLTDEDFKSLPNRSSKEISVERFVPADQIDPILYDKAYYIEPDAMGAKAYGLLREALRESDRVAVVTVSVRTRMTMAVLRVLDDAILMQTLLWPDEVRDVGELDHLDEVGEPKDSEVAMARMLVDSMAGDFEPDAYEDDYTVAVEQLVQAKIEGGDVSEVAETEEEDDGQVVDLLAALQRSVDRAKASRGEAGADPDDGEDAGASKTSKPSARKGAAVKKTASTDKGTAKSSTTKASTTKSTAKKSTAKKSTTKKTAAKRSTTKKKAG; encoded by the coding sequence GTGCGAGCAATCTGGAAGGGTGCCGTGTCGTTCGGGCTGGTCAACGTGCCCGTGCGGCTGTATTCCGCGACCGAGAACCACGACCTGAGCTTCCACCAGGTCCGGCGCAGCGACGGGAGCCGGATCAAGTACAAGCGGGTGGCGCAGGCCGACGGGGAGGAGGTGCCCTACAAGGAGATCGCCAAGGCGTACGAGACCGCCGACGGCAAGACCGTCGTGCTCACCGACGAGGACTTCAAGTCGCTGCCGAACCGATCCTCCAAGGAGATCAGCGTCGAACGGTTCGTGCCCGCCGACCAGATCGACCCGATCCTCTACGACAAGGCCTACTACATCGAGCCCGACGCGATGGGGGCCAAGGCCTACGGGCTGCTGCGCGAGGCGTTGCGGGAGAGCGACCGGGTGGCCGTGGTCACGGTCTCCGTGCGCACCCGGATGACCATGGCGGTGCTGCGCGTGCTCGACGACGCCATCCTGATGCAGACCCTGCTGTGGCCGGACGAGGTGCGGGACGTCGGCGAGCTGGACCACCTGGACGAGGTGGGGGAGCCCAAGGACAGCGAGGTCGCGATGGCCCGGATGCTGGTCGACTCGATGGCCGGTGACTTCGAGCCCGATGCCTACGAGGACGACTACACGGTGGCCGTGGAGCAGTTGGTCCAGGCCAAGATCGAGGGGGGCGACGTCTCCGAGGTCGCCGAGACCGAGGAGGAGGACGACGGCCAGGTGGTGGACCTGCTGGCGGCCCTGCAGCGCAGCGTCGACCGGGCCAAGGCCTCCCGGGGGGAGGCCGGCGCCGACCCGGACGACGGGGAGGACGCCGGTGCCTCGAAGACCTCCAAGCCCAGCGCACGCAAGGGCGCCGCGGTGAAGAAGACCGCCTCGACGGACAAGGGCACGGCGAAGTCCTCGACCACGAAGGCCTCCACCACGAAGTCCACGGCCAAGAAGTCCACGGCCAAGAAGTCCACGACGAAGAAGACGGCCGCCAAGCGGTCGACGACGAAGAAGAAGGCGGGGTAG
- the lysS gene encoding lysine--tRNA ligase, with the protein MRVRRAKRDQLLAEGGQAYPIQVPVTHTIPQVREQWAHLETGEETQDVVGVAGRVVFVRNTGKLCFASLQAGDGTRLQAMLSLAEVGEESLARWKSLVDLGDHVFVHGRVISSRRGELSVMADQWQMASKALRPLPVLHKELSEEERVRRRYVDLVVREDARRAVRDRAAVMHAIRGVLVDEGYVEIETPVLQTIHGGATARPFRTHLNAFDLPMSLRIALELNLKKAVVGGIERVYEIGPVFRNEGIDSTHSPEFTMVEAYQAYGDQHSIAELTQRMILAAADAVGSRQIETPAGVIDLDGEWTWLRFYEGLSDAVGVTVDVATPVEDLLRIAQDREVQVDPNWSGQKMALELFGELVEPGLLQPTFVCDYPPLAQPLARQHRDRPDLIEAWDLIIGGTERGTGFSELIDPVVQRERLTEQSLLAAAGDPEAMQLDEDFLRALEHGAPPMGGVGVGIDRVLMLLGGTGIRETILFPFVKPEA; encoded by the coding sequence ATGCGGGTGCGGCGGGCCAAGCGTGACCAACTGCTCGCCGAGGGTGGGCAGGCCTACCCGATCCAGGTTCCCGTGACCCACACCATCCCCCAGGTCCGGGAGCAGTGGGCCCACCTGGAGACCGGGGAGGAGACCCAGGACGTCGTCGGGGTCGCCGGACGCGTGGTCTTCGTGCGCAACACCGGCAAGCTGTGTTTCGCCTCCCTGCAGGCCGGCGACGGCACCCGGCTGCAGGCCATGCTCAGCCTCGCGGAGGTCGGCGAGGAGTCCCTGGCGCGCTGGAAGTCGCTGGTCGACCTCGGCGACCACGTGTTCGTCCACGGCCGGGTGATCAGCAGCCGGCGGGGCGAGTTGTCGGTGATGGCCGACCAGTGGCAGATGGCCAGCAAGGCGCTGCGCCCGCTCCCCGTCCTGCACAAGGAACTGTCCGAGGAGGAGCGGGTCCGGCGGCGGTATGTCGACCTGGTCGTGCGCGAGGACGCTCGCCGGGCCGTGCGGGACCGGGCCGCGGTGATGCACGCCATCCGCGGGGTGCTGGTGGACGAGGGCTACGTGGAGATCGAGACGCCCGTGCTGCAGACCATCCACGGTGGGGCCACGGCCCGCCCGTTCCGGACCCACCTGAATGCCTTTGACCTCCCGATGAGCCTGCGGATCGCCCTGGAACTCAATCTCAAGAAGGCCGTTGTCGGGGGCATCGAGCGGGTCTACGAGATCGGGCCGGTCTTCCGTAACGAAGGAATCGACTCCACGCACAGCCCGGAGTTCACGATGGTCGAGGCCTATCAGGCCTATGGTGACCAGCACTCCATCGCGGAACTGACCCAACGAATGATTCTCGCGGCGGCCGATGCCGTGGGGTCACGTCAAATCGAAACGCCGGCAGGGGTGATCGATCTCGATGGCGAATGGACCTGGTTGCGCTTCTATGAAGGACTGTCCGACGCGGTCGGCGTGACCGTGGATGTCGCCACCCCGGTCGAGGACCTGCTCCGTATTGCGCAGGACCGAGAGGTCCAGGTGGACCCGAATTGGAGCGGGCAGAAGATGGCCCTCGAACTCTTCGGTGAACTCGTGGAGCCCGGCCTGCTCCAGCCCACCTTCGTCTGCGACTACCCGCCGCTGGCGCAGCCCCTGGCGCGACAGCACCGGGACCGTCCGGACCTGATCGAGGCCTGGGACCTCATCATCGGCGGGACCGAGCGCGGCACAGGCTTCTCGGAGCTGATTGACCCTGTGGTGCAACGGGAACGGCTGACCGAGCAGTCCCTGCTGGCTGCAGCCGGGGACCCGGAGGCGATGCAGCTGGACGAGGACTTCCTGCGGGCCCTCGAGCACGGCGCACCACCCATGGGTGGGGTCGGCGTGGGCATCGACCGGGTGCTCATGTTGCTGGGCGGCACCGGCATTCGGGAGACTATTCTGTTCCCCTTCGTGAAACCCGAGGCGTGA
- the ligD gene encoding non-homologous end-joining DNA ligase produces the protein MASGPVQSVSVGGRTLRVSSLDKVLFPATGTTKGEVLQYYVQAADRLLPRLAGRPVTRIRWPHGVSGQSFFEKNLPSGAPDWLRSVTIRGHGSRSGRESVTYPLVEDLPTLVYLVNLGSLELHVPQWRVDGDGHPLPPDRMVVDLDPGPGAGLTECARVAVLVRDQLAAVGLDTQPVTSGSKGMQLYAELDGDRTSEEVSEVARTLAQLLAERHPDLVVWKMTKALRPGKVFLDWSQNNAAKTTICPYSLRGRERPQVAAPREWAEVEAAADGSGSLVQVTYDEVLGR, from the coding sequence ATGGCCAGCGGCCCCGTGCAGTCGGTGAGCGTCGGTGGGCGCACCCTCCGGGTCAGCAGCCTGGACAAGGTGCTGTTCCCCGCCACCGGCACCACCAAGGGCGAGGTGCTCCAGTACTACGTGCAGGCCGCCGACCGATTGCTCCCCCGGCTCGCCGGCCGCCCGGTGACGCGGATCCGCTGGCCGCACGGGGTCTCGGGGCAGAGCTTCTTCGAGAAGAACCTACCCAGCGGGGCGCCGGACTGGCTGCGCTCGGTGACCATCCGGGGGCACGGGTCGCGGTCCGGCCGGGAGTCGGTCACCTACCCCCTCGTGGAGGACCTGCCCACGCTGGTCTACCTGGTCAACCTCGGGTCCCTTGAGCTGCACGTCCCGCAGTGGCGGGTGGACGGGGACGGGCACCCCCTGCCCCCGGACCGGATGGTCGTCGACCTGGACCCCGGCCCCGGCGCCGGCCTGACCGAGTGCGCCCGGGTGGCGGTGCTCGTGCGCGACCAGTTGGCGGCGGTGGGACTGGACACCCAGCCGGTCACCAGCGGGAGCAAGGGGATGCAGCTGTATGCCGAGCTGGACGGGGACCGCACGTCCGAGGAGGTGAGCGAGGTGGCACGGACCCTGGCGCAGCTGCTGGCCGAGCGCCACCCCGACCTGGTGGTGTGGAAGATGACCAAGGCGCTGCGCCCCGGCAAGGTCTTCCTCGACTGGTCGCAGAACAATGCCGCGAAGACGACCATCTGTCCCTACTCGCTGCGGGGCCGGGAGCGGCCCCAGGTGGCGGCACCCCGCGAGTGGGCCGAGGTGGAGGCCGCCGCCGACGGCTCCGGGAGCCTGGTCCAGGTGACCTACGACGAGGTGCTCGGACGCTGA
- a CDS encoding histone-like nucleoid-structuring protein Lsr2, producing MAQRVQVILVDDLSGGEAEETVEFGLDGVTYEVDLSTQNAAKLREDLAPWIGVARRSGGRRQTRRRSSGGPSSSTREELARMREWGRENGFKVSDRGRVSQEVQEAYRAAH from the coding sequence ATGGCACAGCGAGTTCAGGTGATTCTCGTCGATGACCTGTCGGGGGGAGAGGCGGAAGAGACCGTGGAGTTCGGTCTGGACGGCGTGACCTACGAGGTCGACCTGTCCACCCAGAACGCCGCCAAGCTGCGTGAGGACCTGGCGCCCTGGATCGGCGTGGCACGCCGCTCCGGTGGTCGTCGCCAGACCCGCCGCCGCAGCTCGGGTGGCCCCAGCAGCTCCACCCGTGAGGAGCTGGCCCGGATGCGCGAGTGGGGCCGGGAGAACGGTTTCAAGGTGAGCGACCGCGGGCGGGTCTCCCAGGAGGTCCAGGAGGCCTACCGGGCGGCGCACTGA
- a CDS encoding AlkA N-terminal domain-containing protein: MHEDRESCLRAVRSRDTRFDGWFTTAVTSTGIYCRPSCPATPPRAEHVVFYPSAAAAQAAGFRACKRCRPDASPGSPEWNAREDLVARAMRLVADGVVDRDGVDGLARRLGYSARQVERLVTAELGVGPLALARAQRAQTARILVETTDLPMAEVAFAAGFSSVRSFNDTVRAVFAETPTHLRRRVRRSPTVGGRRDAGHVPPSDPTGSQRLRLRLPFRAPLHAPSLFGHLAATAVPGIERWVDGSLERTLRLPRGAGLVRLHPPRDGDRHVTADLWLQDLRDLTTAINRCRRCLDLDADPAAVDEVLSADPALAPAVAARPGVRLPGTVDPVEFAVRAVLGQQVSTAAAATTTGRLVRGLGEPLPPSLVLRPGQPDLLFPRVADLAAVGPDDPRLPGMPASRRRALLALATAAADGSLDLGADAVRDGVRARLDALPGVGPWTREVIALRGLGDPDAFPVTDLGVRAGAAALGLPVDQRGLLARAEDWRPWRAYAVQALWAATTHPVATLPVQTQEIA; this comes from the coding sequence ATGCACGAGGACCGGGAGAGCTGCCTCCGGGCGGTGCGCAGCCGCGACACCCGGTTCGACGGGTGGTTCACCACCGCCGTGACCTCGACCGGCATCTACTGCCGGCCGAGTTGTCCGGCGACCCCACCCCGCGCCGAGCACGTCGTCTTCTACCCCAGCGCGGCGGCCGCCCAGGCGGCCGGCTTCCGCGCCTGCAAGCGGTGCCGCCCCGACGCCAGCCCCGGGTCGCCGGAGTGGAACGCCCGGGAGGACCTGGTGGCCAGGGCGATGCGCCTGGTCGCCGACGGGGTCGTCGACCGCGACGGGGTGGACGGTCTGGCCCGCCGGCTGGGCTACAGCGCGCGCCAGGTGGAGCGCCTGGTCACCGCCGAGCTCGGCGTGGGGCCGCTGGCCCTGGCCCGGGCCCAGCGGGCGCAGACCGCGCGGATCCTGGTGGAGACCACTGACCTGCCGATGGCCGAGGTGGCCTTCGCGGCCGGCTTCTCCAGCGTGCGCTCGTTCAACGACACCGTGCGGGCCGTCTTCGCCGAGACGCCCACCCACCTGCGGCGCCGGGTGCGTCGGAGCCCAACCGTGGGCGGCCGCCGGGACGCAGGACACGTCCCGCCGTCGGACCCGACCGGGTCCCAGCGACTCCGGCTGCGGCTGCCGTTCCGGGCGCCGCTGCACGCGCCGAGCCTGTTCGGCCACCTGGCCGCGACGGCCGTCCCCGGCATCGAGCGCTGGGTGGACGGCTCCCTCGAACGCACCCTCCGGCTGCCCCGGGGCGCGGGCCTGGTGCGCCTGCACCCGCCACGTGACGGCGACCGGCACGTGACCGCCGACCTGTGGCTGCAGGACCTGCGCGACCTGACCACCGCCATCAACCGGTGCCGCCGGTGCCTGGACCTGGACGCCGACCCGGCGGCCGTCGACGAGGTCCTCTCCGCCGACCCGGCGCTGGCGCCGGCCGTGGCGGCACGCCCGGGCGTGCGGCTGCCGGGGACGGTGGATCCGGTCGAGTTCGCGGTGCGGGCCGTCCTCGGGCAACAGGTGTCCACGGCCGCCGCCGCGACGACCACGGGACGACTGGTCCGCGGGCTCGGGGAGCCGTTGCCCCCGTCGCTGGTGCTGCGGCCCGGCCAGCCGGACCTGCTCTTCCCGCGGGTCGCGGACCTGGCGGCAGTGGGCCCGGACGACCCCAGGCTGCCGGGGATGCCGGCGAGCCGGCGCCGCGCCCTGCTGGCCCTGGCGACGGCCGCGGCGGACGGCAGCCTCGACCTGGGGGCCGACGCCGTCCGGGACGGGGTGCGCGCCCGGCTCGACGCGCTGCCGGGGGTGGGGCCGTGGACGCGCGAGGTGATCGCGTTGCGCGGCCTCGGCGACCCGGACGCCTTCCCGGTCACCGACCTCGGCGTGCGGGCGGGTGCCGCCGCCCTCGGCCTGCCGGTCGACCAGCGCGGGCTGCTGGCGCGGGCGGAGGATTGGCGACCCTGGCGCGCCTACGCGGTCCAGGCGCTGTGGGCCGCGACCACCCACCCGGTAGCCACCCTGCCCGTACAGACCCAGGAGATCGCGTGA
- a CDS encoding ATP-dependent Clp protease ATP-binding subunit: MFERFTDRARRVVVLAQEEARMLNHNYIGTEHILLGLIHEGEGVAAKALESLGISLDAVREQVQEIIGQGQQSPTGHIPFTPRAKKVLELSLREGLQLGHNYIGTEHILLGLIREGEGVAAQVLVKLGADLNKVRQQVIQLLSGYQGKEAATAGVGAGAQEGTPSGSLVLDQFGRNLTQAAREGKLDPVIGRQQEIERVMQVLSRRTKNNPVLIGEPGVGKTAVVEGLATDIVRGEVPETLKDKQLYTLDLGALVAGSRYRGDFEERLKKVLKEIRTRGDIILFIDEIHTLVGAGAAEGAIDAASILKPMLARGELQTIGATTLDEYRKHIEKDAALERRFQPIQVAEPTLSHAIEILKGLRDRYEAHHRVSITDGALVAAANMADRYINDRYLPDKAIDLIDEAGARLRIRRMTAPPDLRDFDEKISHAKREKESAIDAQDFEKAARLRDEEHKLTQARAEREKEWKAGDMDVVAEVDEELIAEVLAAATGIPVFKLTEEESSKLLNMEDELHKRIVGMDDAIKALSQAIRRTRAGLKDPRRPGGSFIFAGPTGVGKTELAKTLAEFLFGDEDALITLDMSEYSEKHTVSRMFGSPPGYVGYEEGGQLTEKVRRKPFSVVLFDEVEKAHPDIFNSLLQILEDGRLTDSQGRVVDFKNTVIIMTTNLGTRDIAKGVSLGFSSGNDGAGDYERMKNKVTDELKQHFRPEFLNRVDDTIVFPQLSQEEIVQIVDLMIAKLDERLKDKDMGIELTQAAKDLLAKKGYDPVLGARPLRRAIQREIEDALSEKILFGELTAGQIVLVDTNGEGRDEAFTFTGAAKSRTPDTIPVEATSSE; the protein is encoded by the coding sequence ATGTTCGAACGGTTCACCGACCGCGCCAGGCGAGTGGTGGTGCTCGCGCAGGAAGAGGCGCGCATGCTCAACCACAACTACATCGGGACCGAGCACATCCTGCTCGGCCTGATCCACGAGGGCGAGGGCGTGGCAGCCAAGGCGCTGGAGTCCCTCGGTATCTCCCTGGACGCGGTGCGCGAGCAGGTGCAGGAGATCATCGGTCAGGGGCAGCAGTCCCCGACCGGCCACATCCCGTTCACCCCGCGCGCCAAGAAGGTGCTGGAGCTCTCGCTGCGCGAGGGCCTGCAGCTGGGCCACAACTACATCGGGACCGAGCACATCCTGCTCGGCCTGATCCGCGAGGGCGAGGGCGTGGCCGCCCAGGTGCTGGTCAAGCTGGGCGCCGACCTCAACAAGGTCCGCCAGCAGGTGATCCAGCTGCTGTCCGGCTACCAGGGCAAGGAGGCCGCGACCGCCGGTGTCGGGGCGGGCGCCCAGGAGGGCACCCCCTCCGGTTCCCTGGTGCTCGACCAGTTCGGCCGCAACCTGACCCAGGCGGCCCGGGAGGGCAAGCTCGACCCGGTCATCGGTCGCCAGCAGGAGATCGAGCGGGTCATGCAGGTGCTGTCCCGGCGCACCAAGAACAACCCGGTGCTGATCGGCGAGCCCGGCGTCGGCAAGACCGCCGTCGTCGAGGGCCTCGCCACCGACATCGTGCGCGGTGAGGTGCCGGAGACGCTGAAGGACAAGCAGCTCTATACCCTGGACCTCGGGGCCCTGGTGGCCGGTTCCCGCTACCGCGGTGACTTCGAGGAGCGGCTGAAGAAGGTCCTCAAGGAGATCCGCACCCGCGGCGACATCATCCTGTTCATCGACGAGATCCACACCCTCGTCGGGGCCGGTGCCGCCGAGGGCGCCATCGACGCCGCCAGCATCCTGAAGCCGATGCTGGCCCGCGGTGAGCTGCAGACGATCGGCGCGACCACGCTGGATGAGTACCGCAAGCACATCGAGAAGGACGCGGCGCTGGAGCGCCGGTTCCAGCCGATCCAGGTCGCCGAGCCCACGCTGAGCCACGCGATCGAGATCCTGAAGGGTCTGCGGGACCGCTACGAGGCGCACCACCGGGTGTCCATCACCGACGGCGCCCTGGTGGCCGCCGCCAACATGGCCGACCGCTACATCAACGACCGCTACCTGCCGGACAAGGCGATCGACCTGATCGACGAGGCCGGGGCCCGGTTGCGGATCCGCCGGATGACCGCTCCGCCGGACCTGCGCGACTTCGACGAGAAGATCTCGCACGCCAAGCGGGAGAAGGAGTCCGCGATCGACGCGCAGGACTTCGAGAAGGCGGCCCGGCTGCGCGACGAGGAGCACAAGCTCACCCAGGCGCGCGCCGAGCGGGAGAAGGAGTGGAAGGCCGGCGACATGGACGTCGTCGCCGAGGTCGACGAGGAGCTGATCGCCGAGGTGCTCGCCGCGGCGACCGGGATCCCGGTCTTCAAGCTCACCGAGGAGGAGTCCAGCAAGCTGCTCAACATGGAGGACGAGCTGCACAAGCGGATCGTCGGGATGGACGACGCCATCAAGGCGCTGTCCCAGGCCATCCGGCGCACCCGGGCCGGCCTGAAGGACCCGCGGCGTCCCGGAGGTTCGTTCATCTTCGCCGGCCCGACCGGCGTCGGGAAGACCGAGCTGGCCAAGACGCTGGCCGAGTTCCTGTTCGGCGACGAGGACGCGCTCATCACGCTGGACATGTCCGAGTACTCCGAGAAGCACACGGTGTCCCGGATGTTCGGTTCGCCCCCCGGCTACGTCGGCTACGAGGAGGGCGGTCAGCTGACCGAGAAGGTGCGGCGCAAGCCGTTCTCGGTGGTCCTGTTCGACGAGGTCGAGAAGGCCCACCCGGACATCTTCAACAGCCTGTTGCAGATCCTGGAGGACGGCCGTCTGACCGACTCCCAGGGCCGGGTCGTGGACTTCAAGAACACGGTCATCATCATGACCACCAACCTGGGCACCCGCGACATCGCCAAGGGCGTCTCGCTCGGCTTCAGCTCCGGCAACGACGGGGCCGGCGACTACGAGCGGATGAAGAACAAGGTCACCGACGAGCTCAAGCAGCACTTCCGTCCGGAGTTCCTCAACCGGGTCGACGACACCATCGTCTTCCCGCAGCTGTCGCAGGAGGAGATCGTCCAGATCGTCGACCTGATGATCGCCAAGCTCGACGAGCGGCTCAAGGACAAGGACATGGGCATCGAGCTCACCCAGGCGGCCAAGGACCTGTTGGCCAAGAAGGGCTACGACCCGGTGCTGGGCGCGCGGCCGCTGCGGCGCGCGATCCAGCGGGAGATCGAGGACGCCCTCTCGGAGAAGATCCTGTTCGGCGAGCTGACCGCGGGGCAGATCGTCCTCGTGGACACCAACGGCGAGGGCCGCGACGAGGCCTTCACGTTCACCGGAGCGGCCAAGTCCCGCACCCCGGACACCATCCCGGTGGAGGCCACCAGCAGCGAGTGA